A genomic segment from Tuwongella immobilis encodes:
- a CDS encoding glycosyltransferase family 1 protein, with the protein MARSRMILLANELGHGLGHLAPLRSLVGPLQTAGYDARIAIWDIHETAALVRDTNCPVLIAPHLPRAENSLKPRSPAASFGDILFANGYDSVTRIRSLVRAWRDLLMVTQTELLIADHAPTACLVARWCLPQPIPILQVGVGFCVPPTHQATFPRYLISHPEQSDQSQILANICEAIGEWTSHLPPTLPAAFAADWAMPTVLPMLDPYAEFRAEPALGPLMPLPKPMPPPPNDARSFVYVNADNPAMVGVLESMLRAGIPLEGYFRNPEPQRLARLRELGMLVHDQPQPIHEAVARSRVVISHASTGLSQIAMAIGRPTLGFPEHFEHLFTASLLHRLGVAHYQFPPLQPSDAIAAWQALAKSPQHQHACRSLAEQIAQRTPGHSLPRLLSEVAQRLPV; encoded by the coding sequence ATGGCTCGTTCCCGCATGATCTTGCTGGCCAACGAGTTAGGGCACGGGTTGGGGCATCTGGCCCCTCTGCGCTCGCTCGTCGGCCCATTGCAAACGGCGGGGTACGATGCTCGGATCGCCATTTGGGATATTCATGAGACGGCGGCACTGGTGCGAGACACGAATTGCCCAGTGCTGATTGCCCCGCATCTGCCGCGTGCCGAGAATTCGTTGAAGCCCCGCAGCCCGGCCGCGTCATTTGGCGATATTCTCTTCGCCAACGGGTACGATTCCGTCACTCGGATTCGTTCCTTGGTGCGAGCGTGGCGGGATCTGCTGATGGTCACGCAGACGGAATTGCTAATTGCCGATCATGCGCCGACTGCGTGTCTGGTGGCGCGGTGGTGTCTGCCGCAACCCATTCCCATTCTTCAAGTTGGGGTCGGGTTCTGTGTGCCGCCCACGCATCAGGCGACCTTCCCGCGCTATCTGATTTCGCATCCCGAACAGTCGGATCAATCGCAGATTCTGGCGAATATCTGCGAAGCGATCGGCGAGTGGACCTCGCATTTGCCGCCGACCTTGCCCGCCGCGTTTGCCGCCGATTGGGCCATGCCAACGGTTCTGCCGATGCTCGATCCCTACGCGGAATTCCGTGCGGAACCCGCGCTTGGCCCGCTGATGCCGTTGCCGAAGCCGATGCCGCCGCCGCCCAACGATGCGCGGAGTTTTGTGTACGTGAATGCCGACAATCCGGCGATGGTTGGCGTGTTGGAGTCCATGTTGCGTGCCGGAATTCCGCTGGAAGGGTATTTCCGAAATCCGGAACCGCAGCGGTTGGCTCGCCTTCGGGAACTGGGCATGCTGGTTCACGACCAGCCGCAACCGATTCACGAGGCCGTCGCTCGCAGTCGGGTGGTGATCTCGCACGCGAGTACCGGCTTGTCCCAAATCGCGATGGCCATTGGCCGCCCGACGTTGGGATTCCCCGAGCATTTCGAGCATCTGTTTACCGCGTCGCTGCTGCATCGTCTGGGAGTGGCCCACTATCAATTTCCGCCATTGCAGCCCAGCGATGCGATTGCCGCGTGGCAAGCCCTGGCGAAATCCCCGCAGCATCAGCACGCCTGTCGCAGTCTGGCGGAGCAGATTGCCCAACGCACCCCAGGCCACAGTCTGCCGCGACTGCTGAGCGAGGTGGCCCAGCGGCTGCCGGTGTAA
- a CDS encoding serine/threonine protein kinase, translating into MNAHSPHSVPEDIDGLISTQLDDRDVILLQLLLDHFLSDVEVRATAYWWWTMREPNQSLVQFLTSNQILLRSCERMLNAALTSASSIHSNSNLFTVHGLAMLREELQSVVVPPPTSISATTPAISASAETQPQIIMPVTVPSMRLDPATLPMPGTQLGDCLITERFDSFGSVGFRALHRTLNLPVTLYLLPPEYPLLPAHARRDFRDGLLKISQHQHPNLIRVWDVIEGQLNYLILEYVEGITLAELIRQSGRMIANRALRLMNQIADTLKHLHQHGMVHGMLDSSSILVTREGHAKLSHAGLMLLRERFPGISLPQTERSPGQSGPWTPADDLYSLGLCMYQALTGNPHEPFRPIVISSQRTPEVLELTALLQRLLTPRISDRFPDAAQLQRRIQEIDEQLQARNELRSGSKPNILLVSSDSFDLPDLGSSERGRQAPAADSPQPGNLATPAIQWKSLPERFGRTPDDADESA; encoded by the coding sequence ATGAACGCACACTCTCCACATTCCGTCCCAGAAGACATCGATGGGTTAATCAGCACCCAGCTCGATGATCGCGATGTCATTCTGCTGCAACTGCTGCTGGATCATTTCCTCAGCGACGTGGAAGTTCGCGCCACCGCGTATTGGTGGTGGACAATGCGCGAACCGAATCAATCGTTGGTCCAATTCCTGACCAGCAATCAAATCCTGCTGCGATCTTGCGAACGCATGTTGAACGCGGCACTCACCAGCGCCAGCTCCATCCACTCGAACTCCAATTTGTTCACCGTGCATGGCTTAGCGATGCTGCGCGAAGAGTTGCAGTCGGTGGTCGTGCCGCCGCCAACCTCCATTTCCGCGACCACGCCTGCGATTTCGGCATCAGCCGAGACTCAGCCGCAAATCATTATGCCCGTGACGGTTCCGTCGATGCGGCTCGACCCGGCGACACTCCCAATGCCCGGCACGCAACTGGGCGATTGCCTGATTACCGAGCGATTCGATAGCTTTGGCTCGGTCGGCTTCCGTGCCTTGCATCGCACGCTCAACTTGCCGGTCACGCTCTACTTGCTGCCCCCGGAATATCCCCTGCTGCCGGCTCATGCCCGCCGCGATTTCCGAGACGGGCTGCTCAAAATCTCCCAGCATCAGCACCCGAATCTGATTCGCGTCTGGGATGTCATCGAAGGTCAATTGAATTATCTGATTCTGGAATATGTCGAAGGGATCACCCTGGCGGAACTCATCCGCCAATCGGGTCGCATGATTGCCAATCGTGCGCTGCGGTTGATGAACCAAATTGCCGACACGCTCAAGCATCTGCACCAGCATGGGATGGTGCACGGCATGCTCGATTCCAGCAGCATTTTGGTGACGCGCGAAGGGCACGCCAAACTGTCCCATGCCGGACTCATGCTCCTGCGCGAACGCTTCCCGGGAATCAGCCTGCCCCAGACCGAACGCTCCCCCGGCCAATCCGGGCCATGGACACCCGCCGACGATCTGTACAGCCTGGGATTGTGCATGTATCAGGCACTCACCGGCAACCCGCACGAGCCATTCCGCCCCATCGTGATTAGCAGTCAGCGCACCCCGGAAGTGTTGGAACTCACCGCGCTGTTGCAACGCCTGCTCACGCCCCGAATTTCGGATCGATTCCCCGATGCCGCCCAACTGCAACGGCGTATCCAAGAGATTGACGAACAACTCCAAGCGCGAAATGAATTGCGGAGCGGCTCGAAACCGAATATCCTGCTAGTGTCCTCAGACAGCTTCGACCTGCCCGATTTGGGATCATCCGAACGAGGTCGCCAAGCTCCGGCCGCGGATTCACCCCAGCCCGGAAACCTGGCGACCCCGGCGATCCAGTGGAAATCACTCCCGGAACGATTCGGACGCACCCCAGACGACGCAGACGAATCCGCCTGA
- a CDS encoding universal stress protein, producing MVTIAKILAPVDFSDNSRTAFHYAVSLADKYGAELLALHIVQDLTLVLPDAMMPTPMVMPSDETLTEQADALLGQFLASEVLPEGLRYRKLVRLGTPFAEIISAATEEQVDLIVMGAHGRSAIMHMLMGSVAEKVVRKAPCPVLTTRQKSHA from the coding sequence ATGGTCACGATTGCAAAAATTTTGGCACCCGTCGATTTCAGCGATAATTCGCGGACTGCATTTCATTACGCGGTCAGCCTCGCCGACAAGTACGGTGCCGAACTGCTGGCACTGCACATCGTTCAAGACCTGACACTGGTCCTGCCCGATGCCATGATGCCAACGCCCATGGTCATGCCCTCGGATGAGACACTCACCGAACAGGCCGACGCCCTGCTGGGCCAATTTCTCGCCAGCGAAGTCCTGCCCGAAGGACTCCGCTACCGCAAACTCGTCCGCCTCGGCACCCCATTTGCCGAGATCATCAGCGCCGCCACCGAAGAACAAGTCGATCTCATCGTCATGGGCGCACACGGCCGCAGCGCCATCATGCACATGCTCATGGGCAGCGTCGCCGAAAAGGTCGTCCGCAAAGCCCCCTGCCCCGTCCTCACCACCCGGCAAAAATCGCACGCATAA